The Halomicronema hongdechloris C2206 genome includes a window with the following:
- a CDS encoding RidA family protein: MLLGYDSIDWKDLFKFSLFISKKVFMNTLEIQAGLAVTPGYQYAQPVGNQLFVAGQVPHGIEGNLVGIGSPHAQASQCLKNLRTLMNLYGFSDRDIRQLKIYVVGDHANLTNAWQAVAEWFDNAVPPATLLGVFLLGHENQLVEIDATIVRIES; the protein is encoded by the coding sequence TTGTTGCTTGGCTATGACTCAATCGACTGGAAAGACTTGTTCAAGTTCTCCCTATTTATCTCGAAGAAGGTTTTTATGAATACTCTTGAAATCCAGGCAGGACTAGCTGTCACCCCTGGTTACCAATACGCTCAGCCGGTTGGCAATCAGCTATTTGTTGCCGGGCAGGTACCTCATGGTATTGAGGGCAATTTAGTCGGCATTGGCAGTCCCCACGCCCAGGCCAGTCAGTGCCTAAAAAACCTGCGCACCTTGATGAATTTGTATGGGTTTAGCGATCGCGACATTCGGCAACTAAAAATATACGTGGTTGGTGACCATGCAAATCTTACCAATGCGTGGCAGGCTGTTGCAGAGTGGTTTGATAACGCTGTGCCGCCTGCAACGCTGCTAGGAGTTTTTCTGCTGGGCCATGAAAACCAGCTAGTAGAAATTGACGCGACGATTGTCAGGATAGAGAGTTAA